The genomic DNA acacatattaaaaaaaattacttataaaaagtttaaccaatcataaccaagactgcataatataaaatataaaattaatctaaaaattgcatagaaagttgaaaacatcttatattatgaaacaaaaataatcgggaaaaatgtcattaaaatcctcAAGTtagcattttcgttgatttaaatcatgaagtcttcatttgttgaaaaaaatccTCACTCTTTTCTTGACTTCTATTCAAATCATGAAGTCTTGTTGACTTCGCCGTTTGAAGCACACCGTTAACTGGCCAGACAGAGATATTAAACAGGGTTAATTAGGCGTTAACGAGATCCGTTAATTACATCCCTAAATCAAACCCGATTATCAATTTCtcccaaaatccccaaatcacaAACCATAATTTgtgattcctcctttcttctttgattggatcttcttcttcgaattcaACTGATAACTGCGGCTCCACAAACACACTTTGATGGCACTCCACGGTCAAACAAAGCTACCACCGATGTCTCTGAGCTATAACTCATATGTTggactcgaagaagaagagagaaatcgaagaagaaaagagattatcGATTAGGGTTTGAAATTTGGGGAAAATGagaatcgatttctcaatttgGGGGTTATAGGGTGTTATAAACAGTGTCGTTTTGCTATTAACGGATCTCGTTAACAGATAATTAACCACGTCTAATTTTTTCCGTTTGACCAATTAACGTTGTGCCTCAAAAGGCCAAGTCAACAAGAGTTTGCGAAttatttggaagtcaacaaaAGATTTGTGTTTATTACCTTCAAATCCAAAGTTTGTGCTTTAATTCAACGAAAATGCTaacttggggattttaatgacatttttcccaaaaataatcctctaaacatcctatattatgaaacggagggagtattatattaaaaacaaaaaattgggtTAGGGTGTTTCAAAAAGTTctaattaaaatcaatatatatatatatatatatatgtgtgtgtgtgttactTTTTTGGAtggtttttaaattattaatatcatttttggttcaaaataatgaaaataagcAACAATGCTTATGCCATAAATGAGTTCTgaatataaaacaattattacattaaaataaatctgtataattagaatataaaagaagataaatctgataatattaattttgatttgacaAATATAAATCCTAtcatacatattattattattagacaAAAGACAACTCAAAGCTGTCagaaaatatatcttttaaGCAAATGTGCAATTTTGTGTTTCCTTGTTTggagaaataattaaatatgaattTACAAGTGACAACTAAGAAATAATAAGCATTgaatttcttttcttattttattttgggaatatatgaatattttaatcataacaatattctataaatatactgttcattttataaaaaaaacataaaactaacTAATAGCCGGAGAAAAAATCTGATGAGAGACGCGATCGTTAGATCTTACGTTAGGTCAACAATGTCGCGTATGCACTGGACTGACGATCGTCATCACCTTTTTGTTGAAGCTGTTGAATTTCTCGGTGGCGAAAGGAGTAAGCGATTTTCTTTAAACCTAAAACAGAGTCGATTCCTCTATAACAAAACAGAGTATCCCAAAATTTTGTCATTAAAATTAACCGTCTCTTTCATTAAGATACCTACCCTCTCAGTTTTTTCGATGATTGTATCTTATCCATGatcaaatttctctttttagaTTCATTATAGTTAATATTCTTAATTGCAGCGGCAACACCTAAGAAAATTTTGAACTATATGGATGAAGGAGACCTTACTTTATCACAAATTAAAAGCCATCTCCAGGTCTTTATGATTCATACACACATTATTAGCTAGCTATACATGATATGTATCCATGTAAAAGCTATATATGCATCAATGTACTTAatcaaatatatgtatttattttccataGATGTATAGGAACAAGAAGGAAGGAGTATCTGTAAAAGGTAAGATCTAATGTACACTTTTATTTAGagttaaataaatatgttagtGTTGTAACTTTGCATACGGCAATATATGCATTGATGTTCAACATAGTGCATAGTGAGTGTATTATGTTCTTTTTATGCAGAAAGGAGAATGATACGGGAAATGAATCAGAGGCAGTCTCAACAGTACCTTCAGATCTATGAATATCTTCAAGATGCTATCCAAAATGAAATTAGGTTATTGcataatcatattttttggtaatttgttaGTTAActatctttttcaatttcttatatgCTACAATTGGATAGTACTAAGAAGGTAACCCCAACGGAAGTATCTTGCAAGTCTCTCTATCAATCTTCAAGGGtaatttttccttcttcttctttttttttttcttttttttttcttttgcatttctTACCTTATAAAGTATTCATTTTCATCAACTTGTAGATTCAATGCATATGAATTAGATAAATGTATATTATATGGCAGGTGggagaaaatgaaaacaaagccAATGATGTCATTGCTGCTGGGGATGGTGCAAATGGTGAAGAAGACATGTCTCTTGAACTCACTCTTGGTCTCAAGTACTAAGAGGACTTTGATTTCTATTTATATAATGCTTATATgggataaaaataaatatttgacaATATGTTGTGGTAATTTTCATCCCTTACTTGGGTGAAAgattattttacaaaacatttCTGTTTAATCAATATATCTATATTGGAAGTCTCAAGGAAACAATATAGTAGTTTCAAACCAATTATTCGTTAACCAGTTTCAAACCAATTACAAGCTTTTGAATTGTACAAACAAAGTGTTTGCTTAATGGTTATGAAGAATATGTGCAAAGGGacaaacttaaaacgacaaaaaGATTGTTTTGGGTAAAATCTAATTCAAGTTTGAAAAGATTTGGCTGGACTCAATATTTTTATAGGTatattatttaaagaaatacatattttttttcctgtttgactaaaacaagaaatatattttccttctttatataatatatatatatatatatgtatacaattccttctttgtataatatttttcaacaaaaaaaaaacttccttaTATCATGTAACTATAATTAGGAATTGATACTTTATCTTATTGGCTGGAGAAGATTTCTTATCCTCTCTCTATTGGGGTATTTAAGATATTTCAgcaatttattctaaaattatattatttatctcttcaaaattttaattttattactttattttactttattactattataaaattaaaccaGTACTGGTTAAAACAACAATCTATACATTGAAGAAATATTTCAATTGGCTAACCATTTATTTCcggttaacaaaataataacacTGTCATTATTGTTACAGCTTTAGTTTATACAATTGTAACATCCTAAAATTGGGATGTAGATAAAACCGAAGGACgaaatttttaattgattttggtttaattaaattctggtctaatctaattaaaccaaaaacccatAATACTCCTTATTGTCACGCCTCCTCTCTCCTTTTGTGCTTTTGGTGattgggagagaaagagaaagagagataactctTGGTGATTGGGTGTAAACGAGAAAGGGAAGGAGATCAAACGTTTtttagagtaaagagagaaacaaaactgtcagggtttgggagaaagAGGATCCGAGTGGTCAAATAGTTTCAAAAGGTATTAATTTTTGGTAGgtttgtagctaagagattttcgcaCACTCTCCCAGAAGtaaatttgagttaatattctaggagatattggcagtttcgtggggtgtttcttctcattcgcggattgagaccagcgggtgtttcgggatcgattgcggtttcatctgaggTCCGATTGTGCTGAAAGTTTTtgggaagcttctggacgtatagaccttgcttttcaccagagggattagaaagttaacagttcattttgatttcgtggtttca from Camelina sativa cultivar DH55 chromosome 2, Cs, whole genome shotgun sequence includes the following:
- the LOC104716833 gene encoding putative Myb family transcription factor At1g14600, whose translation is MRDAIVRSYVRSTMSRMHWTDDRHHLFVEAVEFLGGERTATPKKILNYMDEGDLTLSQIKSHLQMYRNKKEGVSVKERRMIREMNQRQSQQYLQIYEYLQDAIQNEISTKKVTPTEVSCKSLYQSSRVGENENKANDVIAAGDGANGEEDMSLELTLGLKY